The following are encoded together in the Nymphaea colorata isolate Beijing-Zhang1983 chromosome 14, ASM883128v2, whole genome shotgun sequence genome:
- the LOC116267490 gene encoding SAC3 family protein A isoform X1, which translates to MAASYNFVNKTDTESTVGSLPSISGYNHDQLTESAASRDHHDGSSATCNTSTSSLTSANESHNYANYGYYPNSTYSYGYGNTGYENYYYPYQQQGNNSYSQRVGTYQTGSYQPLNSFPNANTSVGPSSYSGTYYDPGVYQTTGECQSGGYSSQNSLWSTGTYGNYPYPSYVTPDSNGTHTSNSSGVSQPHYPQNAWPTNYYTQTVPEVSCAPGTESTAVTAAPPLSSIPGAGGYAGTNTQPPPPGTTISWKSESNFSGASVQENPAVGGNHSESWRHEAISYQNQFHANAPLYFHRPAESNQIHYDGQDQHKAACAPVPTSQHTPLQETAQGLLSPIQTTPAVDTRRASKLQIPTNPRITSFSLGMPKSEKETMTSDSATRPAYVSVSLPKNSIVTPTHDATDAALKPATFPPSLCSYVERALARCRDDSHKLASQEIMKEMITKASADGTLFTRNWDLEPLFSLPNVTNVTEKDNLQCSLNLSTISNLKKSPTRRSKSRWEPLSEEKLVEKLAQANHDQKKAVWNGFKEREALAPTAKYDPRENAWGGTKSSTEQQSLQQKSLRRPEKKQRVFENTNSAENGDNSSDSDKESGLTAYYSGAVALANSPEEKKRRENRFKRFEAVHEHGHVNKQYKPKAIGAGNSISRRASALLLAKGHEASCSRAVEDFDWDALTVKGTCQEIEKRYLRLTSAPDPATVRPEEVLVKALEMVQSSQKNYLYKCDQLKSIRQDLTVQRIRNELTVKVYETHARLALEAGDLPEFNQCQSQLKGLYAEGNYGCHLEFAAYNLLCVILHSNNNRDLSSLMSRLSPEAKNDKAVKHALAVRAAVASGNYVMFFRLYKTAPNLNSCLMGLYMEKMRFEAVRCMSRAYRPAVPVAFVARVLGFVDIVPVKGEDADGLSECEEWLRAHGASLHDDQGGELVLDTKATASSLYMPDPDDAVAHGDANLAVNDFLTRT; encoded by the exons ATGGCTGCATCTTACAATTTTGTCAACAAAACCGATACTGAATCAACTGTAGGAAGTCTACCATCAATCTCTGGCTACAATCATGACCAGCTGACAGAGTCAGCTGCCTCCAGGGACCATCATGATGGTTCCAGTGCTACATGCAACACATCAACCTCAAGTTTGACTTcagcaaatgaatcacataattaTGCTAATTATGGCTACTATCCAAATTCCACATATTCCTATGGTTATGGCAACACAGGCTATGAGAATTATTACTATCCTTATCAGCAGCAAGGAAATAATTCTTATTCTCAGCGAGTGGGAACATACCAAACAGGTTCATATCAGCCTCTTAACTCATTTCCGAATGCAAACACTTCTGTGGGGCCATCAAGTTACTCAGGCACTTACTACGATCCTGGTGTTTATCAGACCACTGGAGAATGTCAAAGTGGTGGCTACAGTAGTCAGAATAGCTTGTGGAGCACGGGGACTTATGGAAATTACCCTTATCCAAGCTATGTGACACCAGACTCTAATGGCACTCATACTTCTAATAGTAGTGGTGTGAGTCAGCCTCACTATCCACAGAATGCATGGCCAACAAATTATTACACTCAAACCGTACCTGAAGTTAGCTGTGCACCTGGTACTGAAAGCACAGCAGTTACTGCTGCACCTCCCTTGAGTTCAATTCCAGGTGCAGGTGGGTATGCAGGCACCAACACTCAGCCCCCACCACCTGGAACTACTATATCATggaaatctgaatccaacttctCTGGTGCATCTGTGCAG GAAAATCCTGCGGTGGGTGGGAATCATTCTGAAAGTTGGAGGCATGAAGCTATCAGTTACCAAAATCAGTTCCATGCCAATGCACCTTTGTACTTTCATAGGCCTGCTgaatcaaatcagattcattaTGATGGTCAAGATCAGCATAAGGCTGCCTGTGCTCCAGTACCAACTTCACAGCATACTCCTTTACAGGAGACTGCACAGGGCCTCCTTTCACCAATACAAACAACTCCTGCAGTGGATACACGGCGGGCAAGCAAACTCCAGATTCCTACAAATCCAAGAATCACTTCATTTTCCTTAGGCATGCCGAAATCTGAGAAGGAAACTATGACATCAGATTCGGCAACAAGGCCTGCCTATGTCAGTGTTTCATTGCCAAAGAATAGCATTGTTACACCAACACATGATGCTACAGATGCAGCACTGAAG CCTGCAACCTTTCCCCCTTCTCTTTGCTCATATGTTGAGAGGGCTTTGGCTCGTTGTAGGGATGATTCACATAAATTAGCCAGCCAAGAAATAATGAAGGAG atGATCACAAAAGCTTCAGCTGATGGAACTCTTTTTACAAGGAACTGGGATCTGGAaccacttttttctcttccaaaTGTAACAAACGTCACAGAAAAGGA CAACTTGCAGTGCTCTCTCAATCTTTCTACAATATCAAATCTCAAAAAAAGCCCTACAAGACGCTCAAAAAGTAGGTGGGAGCCCCTTTCAGAggaaaaactagtagaaaagCTTGCACAAGCAAATCATGACCAAAAGAAAGCTGTCTGGAATGGTTTTAAGGAAAGGGAGGCATTG GCTCCTACAGCTAAATATGATCCCAGGGAGAATGCTTGGGGTGGTACAAAGTCCTCAACTGAGCAGCAAAGCCTTCAACAGAAAAGCTTACGAAGGCCAGAAAAGAAGCAACGTGTCTTTGAAAATACAAACTCTGCTGAGAATGGGGATAATTCAAGTGATAGTGACAAGGAGTCTGGTTTAACTGCGTATTACTCAGGTGCTGTTGCTTTGGCAAATTCACCTGAGGAAAAGAAGCGGCGTGAAAATCGCTTCAAGCGCTTTGAAGCTGTTCATGAACATGGGCATGTAAACAAGCAATATAAGCCGAAAGCTATTGGGGCTGGAAATTCTATTAGCAGAAGGGCTAGTGCCCTTTTGCTTGCCAAAGGTCATGAAGCTAGTTGTAGCAGGGCAGTGGAGGATTTTGATTGGGATGCACTCACTGTGAAAGGGACCTGCCAGGAGATTGAGAAACGCTACTTGCGTCTTACTTCTGCACCTGATCCTGCCACT GTAAGGCCTGAAGAGGTGCTAGTGAAAGCTCTTGAAATGGTTCAAAGCTCTCAAAAAAATTATCTATACAAGTGCGATCAATTGAAATCCATCCGTCAGGATCTCACTGTGCAGAGAATACGAAATGAGCTAACTGTAAAG GTGTATGAGACTCATGCACGATTAGCACTTGAAGCTGGTGATCTGCCTGAGTTTAATCAG TGCCAATCGCAACTTAAAGGCTTGTACGCTGAAGGAAATTATGGGTGCCATCTGGAGTTTGCTGCTTATAATTTgctttgtgttattttgcattcAAACAACAATAGAGACCTTTCATCTTTGATGTCAAG GTTATCACCAGAAGCGAAGAATGATAAGGCTGTCAAACATGCCTTAGCAGTTCGCGCAGCTGTAGCATCTGGAAATTATGTTATGTTTTTTAGGCTGTACAAGACAGCACCAAATTTGAATAGTTGCCTTATGG GCCTTTACATGGAGAAAATGCGGTTTGAAGCTGTGAGGTGCATGTCACGGGCATATCGTCCTGCAGTGCCAGTAGCATTTGTGGCTCGAGTTCTGGGATTTGTGGATATAGTGCCTGTGAAAGGTGAGGATGCAGATGGTTTATCAGAATGTGAGGAATGGTTGAGGGCTCATGGTGCGAGCCTTCATGACGACCAGGGTGGGGAACTAGTGTTGGACACCAAG GCAACAGCATCCAGCCTTTACATGCCAGACCCAGATGACGCAGTTGCACATGGTGATGCAAATCTTGCTGTGAATGACTTCCTCACAAGGACGTAG
- the LOC116267490 gene encoding SAC3 family protein A isoform X2, translating into MATIQIPHIPMVMATQAMRIITILISSKEIILILSEWEHTKQTTGECQSGGYSSQNSLWSTGTYGNYPYPSYVTPDSNGTHTSNSSGVSQPHYPQNAWPTNYYTQTVPEVSCAPGTESTAVTAAPPLSSIPGAGGYAGTNTQPPPPGTTISWKSESNFSGASVQENPAVGGNHSESWRHEAISYQNQFHANAPLYFHRPAESNQIHYDGQDQHKAACAPVPTSQHTPLQETAQGLLSPIQTTPAVDTRRASKLQIPTNPRITSFSLGMPKSEKETMTSDSATRPAYVSVSLPKNSIVTPTHDATDAALKPATFPPSLCSYVERALARCRDDSHKLASQEIMKEMITKASADGTLFTRNWDLEPLFSLPNVTNVTEKDNLQCSLNLSTISNLKKSPTRRSKSRWEPLSEEKLVEKLAQANHDQKKAVWNGFKEREALAPTAKYDPRENAWGGTKSSTEQQSLQQKSLRRPEKKQRVFENTNSAENGDNSSDSDKESGLTAYYSGAVALANSPEEKKRRENRFKRFEAVHEHGHVNKQYKPKAIGAGNSISRRASALLLAKGHEASCSRAVEDFDWDALTVKGTCQEIEKRYLRLTSAPDPATVRPEEVLVKALEMVQSSQKNYLYKCDQLKSIRQDLTVQRIRNELTVKVYETHARLALEAGDLPEFNQCQSQLKGLYAEGNYGCHLEFAAYNLLCVILHSNNNRDLSSLMSRLSPEAKNDKAVKHALAVRAAVASGNYVMFFRLYKTAPNLNSCLMGLYMEKMRFEAVRCMSRAYRPAVPVAFVARVLGFVDIVPVKGEDADGLSECEEWLRAHGASLHDDQGGELVLDTKATASSLYMPDPDDAVAHGDANLAVNDFLTRT; encoded by the exons ATGGCTACTATCCAAATTCCACATATTCCTATGGTTATGGCAACACAGGCTATGAGAATTATTACTATCCTTATCAGCAGCAAGGAAATAATTCTTATTCTCAGCGAGTGGGAACATACCAAACAG ACCACTGGAGAATGTCAAAGTGGTGGCTACAGTAGTCAGAATAGCTTGTGGAGCACGGGGACTTATGGAAATTACCCTTATCCAAGCTATGTGACACCAGACTCTAATGGCACTCATACTTCTAATAGTAGTGGTGTGAGTCAGCCTCACTATCCACAGAATGCATGGCCAACAAATTATTACACTCAAACCGTACCTGAAGTTAGCTGTGCACCTGGTACTGAAAGCACAGCAGTTACTGCTGCACCTCCCTTGAGTTCAATTCCAGGTGCAGGTGGGTATGCAGGCACCAACACTCAGCCCCCACCACCTGGAACTACTATATCATggaaatctgaatccaacttctCTGGTGCATCTGTGCAG GAAAATCCTGCGGTGGGTGGGAATCATTCTGAAAGTTGGAGGCATGAAGCTATCAGTTACCAAAATCAGTTCCATGCCAATGCACCTTTGTACTTTCATAGGCCTGCTgaatcaaatcagattcattaTGATGGTCAAGATCAGCATAAGGCTGCCTGTGCTCCAGTACCAACTTCACAGCATACTCCTTTACAGGAGACTGCACAGGGCCTCCTTTCACCAATACAAACAACTCCTGCAGTGGATACACGGCGGGCAAGCAAACTCCAGATTCCTACAAATCCAAGAATCACTTCATTTTCCTTAGGCATGCCGAAATCTGAGAAGGAAACTATGACATCAGATTCGGCAACAAGGCCTGCCTATGTCAGTGTTTCATTGCCAAAGAATAGCATTGTTACACCAACACATGATGCTACAGATGCAGCACTGAAG CCTGCAACCTTTCCCCCTTCTCTTTGCTCATATGTTGAGAGGGCTTTGGCTCGTTGTAGGGATGATTCACATAAATTAGCCAGCCAAGAAATAATGAAGGAG atGATCACAAAAGCTTCAGCTGATGGAACTCTTTTTACAAGGAACTGGGATCTGGAaccacttttttctcttccaaaTGTAACAAACGTCACAGAAAAGGA CAACTTGCAGTGCTCTCTCAATCTTTCTACAATATCAAATCTCAAAAAAAGCCCTACAAGACGCTCAAAAAGTAGGTGGGAGCCCCTTTCAGAggaaaaactagtagaaaagCTTGCACAAGCAAATCATGACCAAAAGAAAGCTGTCTGGAATGGTTTTAAGGAAAGGGAGGCATTG GCTCCTACAGCTAAATATGATCCCAGGGAGAATGCTTGGGGTGGTACAAAGTCCTCAACTGAGCAGCAAAGCCTTCAACAGAAAAGCTTACGAAGGCCAGAAAAGAAGCAACGTGTCTTTGAAAATACAAACTCTGCTGAGAATGGGGATAATTCAAGTGATAGTGACAAGGAGTCTGGTTTAACTGCGTATTACTCAGGTGCTGTTGCTTTGGCAAATTCACCTGAGGAAAAGAAGCGGCGTGAAAATCGCTTCAAGCGCTTTGAAGCTGTTCATGAACATGGGCATGTAAACAAGCAATATAAGCCGAAAGCTATTGGGGCTGGAAATTCTATTAGCAGAAGGGCTAGTGCCCTTTTGCTTGCCAAAGGTCATGAAGCTAGTTGTAGCAGGGCAGTGGAGGATTTTGATTGGGATGCACTCACTGTGAAAGGGACCTGCCAGGAGATTGAGAAACGCTACTTGCGTCTTACTTCTGCACCTGATCCTGCCACT GTAAGGCCTGAAGAGGTGCTAGTGAAAGCTCTTGAAATGGTTCAAAGCTCTCAAAAAAATTATCTATACAAGTGCGATCAATTGAAATCCATCCGTCAGGATCTCACTGTGCAGAGAATACGAAATGAGCTAACTGTAAAG GTGTATGAGACTCATGCACGATTAGCACTTGAAGCTGGTGATCTGCCTGAGTTTAATCAG TGCCAATCGCAACTTAAAGGCTTGTACGCTGAAGGAAATTATGGGTGCCATCTGGAGTTTGCTGCTTATAATTTgctttgtgttattttgcattcAAACAACAATAGAGACCTTTCATCTTTGATGTCAAG GTTATCACCAGAAGCGAAGAATGATAAGGCTGTCAAACATGCCTTAGCAGTTCGCGCAGCTGTAGCATCTGGAAATTATGTTATGTTTTTTAGGCTGTACAAGACAGCACCAAATTTGAATAGTTGCCTTATGG GCCTTTACATGGAGAAAATGCGGTTTGAAGCTGTGAGGTGCATGTCACGGGCATATCGTCCTGCAGTGCCAGTAGCATTTGTGGCTCGAGTTCTGGGATTTGTGGATATAGTGCCTGTGAAAGGTGAGGATGCAGATGGTTTATCAGAATGTGAGGAATGGTTGAGGGCTCATGGTGCGAGCCTTCATGACGACCAGGGTGGGGAACTAGTGTTGGACACCAAG GCAACAGCATCCAGCCTTTACATGCCAGACCCAGATGACGCAGTTGCACATGGTGATGCAAATCTTGCTGTGAATGACTTCCTCACAAGGACGTAG